One genomic region from Pseudoduganella lutea encodes:
- the hemL gene encoding glutamate-1-semialdehyde 2,1-aminomutase, translating into MTISQNDVLFERAQKTTPGGVNSPVRAFRSVGGTPRFITRAEGPYFWDADGKRYIDYIGSWGPAIVGHAHPQVVQAVQDAATRGLSFGTPTQGEVEMAEEIARIVPSIEQVRLVSSGTEATMSALRLARGATGRDKIVKFEGCYHGHADSLLVKAGSGLLTFGNPTSAGVPEDFVKHTLVLDYNDVTGVEEAFDEFGDEIACVIVEPVAGNMNLIKASPEFLQALRDLCTRHGALLIFDEVMCGFRVGLAGAQALYGIKPDLTALGKVIGGGLPVAAFGGSAELMGNMSPVGAVYQAGTLSGNPIAVAAGMATLKLIQAPGFYDRLTATAKRLAEGLTDAAFQEGVTFCADYEGGMFGLYFSAEPPRNYAEMMAGDRAKFNEFFHAMLDEGVYFAPAAFEAGFVSAAHDDAVVDETIEAARRVFARLK; encoded by the coding sequence ATGACGATTTCGCAAAACGATGTACTGTTCGAACGCGCGCAGAAGACCACGCCCGGCGGGGTCAACTCGCCGGTGCGCGCCTTCCGCTCCGTGGGCGGCACCCCGCGCTTCATCACCCGTGCCGAGGGCCCGTATTTCTGGGATGCCGACGGCAAGCGCTATATCGACTACATCGGTTCCTGGGGTCCGGCCATCGTCGGCCACGCCCACCCTCAGGTGGTGCAGGCCGTGCAGGATGCGGCCACCCGCGGCCTGTCCTTCGGCACGCCCACCCAGGGCGAAGTGGAGATGGCGGAGGAAATCGCCCGCATCGTGCCGTCGATCGAGCAGGTGCGCCTGGTCTCGTCCGGCACGGAGGCCACGATGAGCGCGCTGCGCCTGGCGCGCGGTGCCACGGGCCGCGACAAGATCGTCAAGTTCGAGGGCTGCTACCACGGCCACGCCGATTCCCTGCTGGTGAAGGCGGGCAGCGGCCTGCTCACGTTCGGCAATCCCACGTCGGCCGGCGTGCCGGAAGATTTCGTCAAGCACACGCTCGTGCTGGACTATAACGACGTGACCGGGGTCGAGGAAGCGTTCGACGAATTCGGCGACGAGATCGCCTGCGTGATCGTCGAGCCCGTGGCCGGCAACATGAACCTGATCAAGGCGTCGCCGGAATTCCTGCAGGCGCTGCGCGACCTGTGCACGCGCCATGGCGCGCTGCTGATCTTCGACGAAGTGATGTGCGGCTTCCGCGTCGGCCTGGCCGGCGCCCAGGCGCTGTACGGCATCAAGCCCGATCTCACCGCGCTCGGCAAGGTCATCGGCGGCGGCCTGCCCGTGGCGGCCTTCGGCGGCAGCGCCGAATTGATGGGCAATATGTCGCCGGTCGGCGCCGTCTACCAGGCGGGCACGTTGTCCGGCAACCCGATCGCCGTCGCCGCCGGCATGGCCACGCTGAAACTGATCCAGGCACCGGGCTTCTATGACCGCCTGACGGCCACCGCGAAGCGCCTGGCCGAAGGCTTGACCGATGCCGCCTTCCAGGAAGGCGTCACGTTCTGCGCCGATTACGAAGGCGGCATGTTCGGCCTGTACTTCAGCGCCGAACCGCCGCGCAACTATGCCGAGATGATGGCCGGCGACCGCGCGAAGTTCAACGAGTTCTTCCACGCGATGCTGGACGAAGGCGTGTATTTCGCCCCGGCCGCGTTCGAAGCCGGTTTTGTTTCGGCCGCTCATGACGATGCGGTCGTTGACGAAACCATCGAAGCGGCACGGCGGGTGTTTGCGCGGCTGAAGTAA
- the thiD gene encoding bifunctional hydroxymethylpyrimidine kinase/phosphomethylpyrimidine kinase has product MQNQTSPLILTFGVADPIGAVGVHSDIGVFAALGCQGLSVTTALLIGDSARVEEQQHVEPDWVSDQARVVLEDVQVAAFKIGAVDQMEHISSIAEVVSDYPDAPLILDPFGSQLPPLSEQTDPEELLTVLRQLLVPQATLLMLSQVELGRMAETWRDLSNGETMGDDAQHLIDLGCEYVLVTGTPAGSSRAETGLRANTLYGDGGVIRHDRWQHLPGPFVGAGCVLSAAIAAYMARGLALPQAVDLAQQYTFGALRHAQRYGMGRLVPNRFHAVAEKPKKDKQ; this is encoded by the coding sequence GTGCAAAACCAAACATCACCCCTCATCCTGACTTTCGGCGTGGCCGATCCGATCGGCGCAGTGGGCGTGCATTCCGACATCGGCGTGTTCGCCGCGCTCGGATGCCAGGGCCTGTCCGTCACCACCGCCCTGCTCATCGGCGACAGTGCCCGCGTGGAGGAACAGCAGCATGTGGAACCGGACTGGGTGTCCGACCAGGCCCGCGTGGTGCTGGAAGACGTGCAGGTGGCCGCGTTCAAGATCGGCGCGGTCGACCAGATGGAACACATTTCCTCGATCGCCGAAGTGGTGTCCGATTATCCGGATGCGCCGCTGATCCTCGATCCATTCGGCTCGCAGTTGCCGCCGCTGTCCGAACAGACCGATCCCGAGGAACTGCTCACGGTGCTGCGCCAGCTGCTGGTGCCGCAGGCCACGCTGCTGATGCTGTCGCAGGTGGAACTGGGGCGCATGGCGGAAACCTGGCGCGACCTGTCGAATGGCGAGACGATGGGCGACGATGCCCAGCACCTGATCGACCTGGGCTGCGAGTATGTGCTGGTGACGGGCACGCCCGCCGGCAGCTCGCGCGCCGAAACGGGCCTGCGTGCCAACACGCTGTATGGCGACGGCGGCGTGATCCGCCATGACCGCTGGCAGCACCTGCCCGGCCCGTTCGTTGGCGCCGGTTGCGTGCTGTCGGCCGCGATTGCCGCCTACATGGCGCGCGGCCTGGCACTGCCGCAAGCCGTCGACCTTGCCCAGCAATATACTTTCGGCGCCCTGCGCCATGCCCAGCGCTACGGCATGGGCAGGCTGGTGCCGAACCGCTTCCATGCGGTGGCGGAGAAACCGAAAAAGGATAAGCAATGA
- a CDS encoding rubredoxin: protein MCLICGWIYDEEAGLPEEGIAPGTRWEDVPMNWTCPECGARKDDFEMVAL from the coding sequence ATGTGCCTGATCTGCGGCTGGATCTATGACGAAGAAGCGGGCCTGCCCGAAGAGGGCATCGCACCGGGAACCCGCTGGGAAGATGTGCCGATGAACTGGACCTGCCCGGAATGCGGTGCCCGCAAGGACGACTTCGAAATGGTCGCCCTGTAG
- a CDS encoding response regulator has protein sequence MTTTPQATGLTIMVIDDSSTIRRSAEIFLGGAGYHVVLAEDGFDALAKIVDHQPALIFCDILMPRLDGYQTCALIKKSAKFHATPVLMLSSKDGLFDRARGAMVGSAAYLTKPFSKDSLLAAVREHTGPGRHNESTPWPSTAS, from the coding sequence ATGACGACAACGCCGCAAGCGACCGGTTTGACCATTATGGTGATCGATGACAGCAGTACGATCCGCCGGTCCGCCGAGATCTTCCTGGGTGGGGCCGGGTATCACGTGGTGCTGGCAGAGGATGGCTTCGATGCGCTGGCCAAGATCGTCGATCACCAGCCCGCCCTGATCTTCTGTGACATCCTGATGCCCCGGCTGGACGGTTACCAGACCTGCGCGCTGATCAAGAAAAGCGCGAAATTCCATGCCACGCCCGTGCTGATGCTGTCGTCCAAGGATGGCCTGTTCGACCGTGCGCGCGGCGCGATGGTCGGCTCGGCCGCCTACCTTACCAAACCCTTCAGCAAGGACAGCCTGCTGGCCGCGGTGCGCGAGCACACCGGCCCGGGCCGTCATAACGAGAGCACGCCATGGCCATCCACCGCATCCTGA
- a CDS encoding response regulator transcription factor translates to MAIHRILIVDDSPTERYYLSDILARNGYEVSTAESGEEALARIRTEQPELILMDVVMPGANGFQVTRSIARDPALQHVPVIICSSKNQETDRIWGLRQGAKDYLVKPVSAAELLSKIEALG, encoded by the coding sequence ATGGCCATCCACCGCATCCTGATCGTCGACGATTCGCCGACCGAACGTTATTACCTGTCCGATATCCTGGCCCGCAACGGCTATGAGGTATCGACCGCCGAGAGCGGCGAAGAGGCACTGGCGCGCATCCGTACCGAGCAGCCCGAACTGATCCTGATGGACGTGGTGATGCCGGGCGCCAACGGCTTCCAAGTTACCCGTTCGATCGCCCGCGATCCGGCGCTGCAGCACGTGCCGGTCATCATCTGCTCGTCGAAGAACCAGGAAACCGACCGTATCTGGGGCTTGCGCCAGGGCGCCAAGGATTACCTCGTCAAGCCCGTCAGCGCAGCCGAGCTGCTGTCGAAGATCGAAGCGCTGGGCTGA
- a CDS encoding chemotaxis protein CheW: MADTEHDTGERRSRLRQYQVQLLERMQAAQGAGTAAARELGVLVGARHCLLDLTQVGEIVPFQSATPVPLTQPWYLGLANVRGTLVGVVDLAAYLGDHFGDNAQAVGTEARLLTFAAGIGLPCALLAHRVLGLRRLADMHADGSDAAAPGWCAERHVDSEGQPWTRLDLALLAREAGFLQVGRGTGA, encoded by the coding sequence ATGGCGGACACGGAACACGATACCGGCGAACGCCGCAGCCGGCTGCGGCAGTACCAGGTGCAGTTACTGGAACGGATGCAGGCCGCGCAGGGTGCCGGCACAGCGGCCGCCCGCGAGCTGGGCGTGCTGGTCGGCGCGCGCCACTGCCTGCTGGACCTGACCCAGGTCGGCGAAATCGTGCCGTTCCAGTCCGCCACGCCGGTGCCGCTCACGCAGCCGTGGTACCTGGGCCTGGCCAATGTGCGCGGCACCCTGGTCGGCGTGGTGGACCTGGCCGCCTACCTGGGTGATCATTTTGGGGACAACGCGCAGGCCGTGGGCACCGAGGCCCGCCTGCTGACGTTCGCCGCCGGCATCGGCCTGCCCTGCGCGCTGCTGGCGCACCGCGTGCTGGGCTTGCGCCGGCTGGCCGACATGCACGCCGATGGCAGCGACGCGGCGGCACCTGGCTGGTGCGCCGAACGGCACGTCGACAGCGAGGGCCAGCCCTGGACCCGCCTGGACCTGGCACTGCTGGCCCGTGAAGCCGGCTTCCTGCAGGTGGGCCGGGGGACCGGCGCCTAG
- a CDS encoding methyl-accepting chemotaxis protein — MGFKFPPRERQAPPPDSRFADGVDSQFAHGGAEAESPLRLRDALPRRGNATAAPPPVALRLPLIGHLPPQRQLSYLVTALAVVLALSAGLVALYASRGAADAAATQLAGDALMHSQRIGKAAPNALQGNEDAFRQLEESRRELEGDLALLDDGGSYRGRGVAAASGARQAAIEDARAKWAATAQAADTIVRHRGDLADIDKSLRALNVLAPQLLAQAEAIAALRLERGAGARETAALARLTILVQRMSLGAAEFAAASGIRSETAFQLGRDITAFRTTVEALRQGSVTLGIAAVRDADVRARLDALLAGFEEYQTQAGRILGRLDRLLASRNAERLIFNQNEPLRQSLVRLLDGYRSAQESLNWTFWLMVAGGMLVLLTGAAIGRVLLQDSHDRTRGAERRRQQADELRQQAQRQEEEAKAANAQNQAAILRLMNELQEVADGDLTVQATVSEDITGAIADSVNYTVEELRALVGRVTATAEQVTAASSRAQDISTALLAASQEQAREIRDTSTTVLRMASEITHVSTSAAESADVARRSVAAARQGAAAVQDAIVGMNEIREQIQETSKRIKRLGESSQQIGEITELISDITEQTNVLALNAAIQAASAGEAGRGFSVVAEEVQRLAERSADSAKQIGVLVRTIQADTHDAVAAMERSTRGVVEGARLSDAAGTALDDIERVSHQLADLIAGMSRATGTQAASASGVAQQIGHILQATEEAQAGTQQTAQSVRQLSVLAQQLKDSVSRFRIGNPTT, encoded by the coding sequence ATGGGATTCAAGTTTCCCCCACGCGAACGGCAGGCGCCGCCACCGGATTCCCGCTTCGCCGATGGCGTCGATTCGCAGTTCGCCCATGGCGGCGCTGAGGCGGAGTCGCCGCTGCGCCTGCGCGATGCCCTGCCGCGCCGCGGCAACGCCACCGCCGCGCCGCCACCCGTGGCCTTGCGGCTGCCACTGATCGGCCACCTGCCACCGCAGCGGCAGCTCAGCTATCTCGTCACCGCGCTGGCTGTCGTGCTGGCGCTGTCGGCCGGCCTGGTGGCCCTGTATGCGAGCCGTGGCGCGGCCGATGCCGCCGCCACGCAGCTGGCCGGCGACGCGCTGATGCACTCGCAGCGCATCGGCAAGGCGGCACCGAATGCCTTGCAAGGCAATGAAGATGCGTTCCGCCAGCTCGAGGAGAGCCGCCGCGAGCTGGAGGGCGACCTGGCATTGCTCGACGATGGCGGCAGCTACCGGGGGCGCGGCGTGGCCGCCGCATCCGGCGCGCGGCAGGCGGCGATCGAGGATGCCCGCGCGAAATGGGCCGCCACCGCGCAGGCGGCGGACACGATCGTGCGCCATCGCGGCGACCTGGCCGATATCGACAAGTCGCTGCGCGCGCTCAATGTGCTGGCGCCCCAGCTGCTGGCCCAGGCCGAAGCCATTGCGGCGCTGCGGCTGGAGCGCGGCGCGGGCGCGCGCGAGACTGCCGCGCTGGCTCGCCTGACGATCCTCGTGCAGCGCATGAGCCTTGGCGCGGCCGAGTTTGCCGCCGCGAGCGGCATCCGCTCGGAAACGGCATTCCAGCTGGGCCGCGACATCACCGCCTTCCGTACCACGGTCGAGGCGCTGCGGCAGGGGAGCGTCACGCTCGGCATCGCCGCCGTGCGCGATGCGGACGTGCGCGCGCGCCTCGATGCGCTGCTGGCCGGCTTCGAGGAGTACCAGACGCAGGCCGGCAGGATTCTCGGCCGGCTCGACCGCCTGCTGGCGTCGCGCAACGCCGAGCGCCTGATCTTCAACCAGAACGAACCCCTGCGCCAGAGCCTCGTCCGGCTGCTGGACGGCTACCGGAGCGCGCAGGAATCGCTGAACTGGACGTTCTGGCTGATGGTGGCCGGCGGCATGCTGGTATTGCTGACGGGCGCCGCGATCGGGCGCGTGCTGCTGCAGGATTCCCACGACCGCACGCGCGGCGCCGAGCGCCGGCGCCAGCAGGCCGACGAGCTGCGGCAGCAGGCGCAGCGGCAGGAAGAGGAAGCCAAGGCCGCCAACGCGCAGAACCAGGCAGCGATCCTGCGCTTGATGAACGAGCTGCAGGAAGTGGCCGATGGCGACTTGACGGTGCAGGCCACGGTTTCCGAGGACATCACCGGCGCCATCGCCGATTCCGTGAATTACACGGTCGAGGAATTGCGCGCCCTGGTGGGCCGCGTGACGGCCACGGCCGAGCAGGTGACGGCCGCGTCCAGCCGGGCGCAGGATATTTCCACGGCGCTGCTGGCTGCCTCGCAGGAGCAGGCCCGCGAAATCCGCGATACCAGCACGACGGTGCTGCGCATGGCCTCCGAGATCACGCACGTGTCGACCTCCGCTGCCGAGTCGGCCGACGTGGCCCGCCGCTCCGTGGCGGCGGCGCGCCAGGGCGCGGCCGCCGTGCAGGATGCGATCGTGGGCATGAACGAGATCCGCGAGCAGATCCAGGAAACAAGCAAGCGTATCAAGCGGCTGGGCGAGTCGTCGCAGCAGATCGGCGAAATCACGGAACTGATCTCCGACATCACCGAGCAGACCAATGTACTGGCGCTGAACGCGGCGATCCAGGCCGCCTCGGCGGGCGAGGCGGGCCGCGGCTTTTCCGTGGTGGCCGAGGAAGTGCAGCGGCTGGCGGAACGGTCGGCCGACAGCGCCAAGCAGATCGGCGTGCTGGTGCGCACGATCCAGGCCGACACGCACGACGCGGTGGCGGCGATGGAACGGTCCACGCGCGGCGTGGTCGAAGGCGCGCGTTTGTCCGACGCGGCCGGCACGGCGCTGGACGACATCGAACGCGTGTCGCACCAGCTCGCGGACCTGATCGCCGGCATGTCCCGGGCGACCGGCACGCAGGCGGCATCGGCCAGTGGCGTGGCGCAGCAGATCGGCCATATCCTGCAGGCCACGGAAGAGGCGCAGGCCGGCACGCAGCAGACGGCGCAATCGGTGCGCCAGCTGTCGGTGCTGGCCCAGCAACTGAAGGATTCCGTGTCGCGCTTTCGCATCGGCAACCCAACAACCTGA